One Streptomyces sp. B21-105 genomic region harbors:
- a CDS encoding CBS domain-containing protein yields the protein MKHNKVGSVMTTDVVRATYGTPFKEVARLLAAHRISGLPVVDEDDKVIGVISETDLVARQAATPELYEPRRRFALLHGLTRGARRQAAKVHARTAGRLMTEPPVTAHADDTIVEAARTMAQHQVERLPVLDETDRLVGIVTRRDLLQVFLRPDGELRDEVIEDVLVRTLWLPPRSIDVSVVEGVVTLTGHMERKSETEIALSTTRRIGGVVGVVDRLTYRLDDAHLRPQEQALHGVADDWLRRV from the coding sequence ATGAAGCACAACAAGGTCGGCTCCGTGATGACCACGGACGTCGTCCGCGCCACCTACGGCACCCCGTTCAAGGAGGTCGCCAGGCTGCTCGCGGCCCACCGGATCAGCGGGCTGCCGGTGGTCGACGAGGACGACAAGGTCATCGGCGTCATCTCCGAAACGGACCTGGTGGCACGCCAGGCGGCCACTCCCGAACTGTACGAACCGCGCCGTCGCTTCGCGCTCCTCCACGGGCTGACGCGCGGTGCCCGACGGCAGGCGGCGAAGGTGCACGCCCGCACCGCCGGCCGGCTGATGACCGAGCCGCCCGTCACCGCGCACGCCGACGACACCATCGTCGAGGCCGCCCGCACCATGGCCCAGCACCAGGTGGAACGTCTGCCGGTGCTCGACGAGACGGACCGGCTGGTCGGCATCGTCACCCGCCGCGACCTGCTCCAGGTATTCCTGCGGCCCGATGGGGAACTCCGCGATGAGGTGATCGAGGACGTACTGGTGCGCACCCTGTGGCTGCCGCCCCGCAGCATCGACGTGTCCGTGGTGGAAGGCGTCGTCACCCTCACCGGCCACATGGAACGCAAGAGCGAGACGGAGATCGCCCTGTCGACGACCCGGCGGATCGGCGGCGTGGTCGGCGTGGTCGACAGGCTTACCTACCGACTGGACGACGCGCACCTGCGCCCCCAGGAGCAGGCGCTGCACGGCGTGGCCGACGACTGGCTGCGCCGAGTATGA